Genomic segment of Bartonella bacilliformis KC583:
AGATGATGTGGATCTCATTACCCAAAAAATACGCAAAGCAAAAACTGATTCCGCTCCCTTACCGGATACATTGGATGATCTAAAAGAACGCCCGGAAGTTGATAATTTGCTTGGTATTTATGCCGCACTTGCAGAAGTGAGTAAAGAAAAGGTTCTGTTAGAATTCTCTGGTCAACAATTTTCGTTTTTTAAATCTGCTTTGGCTGATCTTGCCGTTGATAAATTGGCACCCATCACACAAGAATTAAAGCGCCTTCATCAAGACAATGCGTATATTGATACTGTTTTGCGCAATGGTGCAGAACGAGCAAGTGCTTTGGCAGAAAAAAATATGAAACAAATCCGTGATATTGTAGGATTGTTACAAAATTCATAAAGTCTATCTGTTCCATAAACAACACATGATATAATATAAAACACAATATAATACAAAACACATGGCAACCAAAACAAGGAAATAAAGACTTTCTGGGGCTCCCCCCTTCCCCCTTTTGGCTTGCCCTCTTAACTTTTTTATCTTGAATGCCTTGTACCTAATCTGAAACCCTAGAGGATGCTTGCTCGCCCTGCGACTCGACCTTTTCCTTTTGTGCTCCTCTTTTATGCTATTTTTCTTGTCGTAACTTTCTTCCTTTGTATTATAGATGTTAGCCTATTGGTTGCTATTTCGCTGCTAACAATCAATAGCGCATCATGTGCATAACCGCACCGCTTCTTCAATAATAAGTGTCCTTTGCATTAATAAAATTCATAGCTTAATTTATCAGGGATAAGAATGACTCAATAGAGGTTAGTATAATAAATCATTCGCTCAGAAAGTTAAGCGCTTGATTGCACAATTTGAGAAAAACTATTTTTCTTCGTAAAGTAAAAAATTCAGCAATTTTCTGCTTTACTTCCTCTTTAATTAAGAATGACAATACTCACTTTAAAAGCATCATCAGTCTCCTATGGTTTCTTCAAAAATTGGCCAAATTCAACAGCCGAAAAAATCAATAGTTAGCCAAATTCAATAATCAGTCAGAAACATTATTTATTTTTTAATGATCGATCAAAAATTGCAAAACATGGCAAAAGACAAAATACTTTGCTTTGGTAGTGTTAATTCCTCAGCAAGAAGACGAAATTTTCATCAACATCTGGTCGAATAGAAAAGGTTTATGCGATTTGTTTTCAGACTATGACGCTTGGAGCGACCATCAACATGATCAGATTTTGTAAAATAGGCTCATCTTAGTTTACAAAAAAATCATAACGTATTGTGAACCCGCTTCGCTTTGTTGAGCAATTTTTCAATATCTCTTCTCTCACGTTTAAAAGCTTTCGTCATAGGCTCTAAACCGGAAAGTGTATCTAAAGGGTGAAACTGTTGATTTACGCTCTTTGACCACCATATTCCTGTTTCATTCTTCAACTCTTGCACAATATCTGTAGCAACGTGTTCAGCATTAACAACAGCAGATTCAATGTTTGAAAATCCCCCTTATTAAGATGATAAATTGTGCAACCAAAACCAAAAAAAGTAGAAAAGGCAGCCTTATTCACCATTCCATGTGCAAGAATAGGAATCTTAGCTTCCCCCATTTCTTTACGAATGTCTCTTTCTTCACGCATCTGGATCGCAGAATATTTTGAAGATAAGATACGATAAGGAATATGATGCCTGCGTGCTTTACCTTCACATGCAATAAAAGCAATAACTTCTGCCGCTTCATGGCTATCAAGTTTTGTTCCTGACATCAGGGTAATAAGCATACCAGCACGACTCATCGCATGAGATGCTGGTAGATTAGCTGATCCTTCAAGATCCATAATCACACAGCTATGGGTTTTAGCTGCTTCGTCAATAATTTCAATAATGTTATTTTCATTGACTCCACCCTGAACTTCTATGTTGGATGGATAATGAGGATGAGCACTTTGCTCATCATTCATGCACAACGGACTGATTGGGAATCCATATTAATGATTTTTACTTCTCATTCATGATAGGCCACGACTTGCGAAAAACAAGTCAAGTGCAGATGTCGACTTTCCAACACCGCCTTTTGTTGAGCAAAACACGATTGCTGGCATAACCCTTCTTATCACGCTTTTTAAAATATAGTGTATGGATAGATAACTTATGTCCTAAATATATCTTACATATAGTTGACATACATTATACATATTTTTACTTATTAATAGAAGATATTGTCTTAAGCGCTATGGCTATACTGAAGATTCAATTCATTGAATAAGCAGACGTTCCCTCTATTTTTCAGATACACGCATGAAAAAACGAAAAATGCACGCCAAAAAATAGCCTCTGCAATAAAAAGTGTACAATGAAATTCTCATAAATAAGAAGACAAAGAAATTCTCACAAATAAGAAGACAAAATGATTAATGATCATCAGAACTATCGTTATCATAAGCTTTAGCTTTTTATCATAGGAAAAACTAAAATGCCTATATCACCAGCTATCAGATTTATATCATCTACCAGATTTGCATCATCTATCAGAGAAGAGATTTTTCCATTTTTATCCTTCCTATTTTGTAAGATCTCTGCAATAAAGTCCCTATGGTGTCTTTGGAATAAAAAATATAAAGCACTTCCCTTGAAAGATATTTATAGGTCCAATTTTTTCCTAAACCCGAGACATAAAAGGATCGTCTATATGTTTATACAGACTGAAACCACACCTAACCCTGCAACACTCAAATTTTTGCCAGGCCGCGTAATCCTCTCTGAAGGTGTGTTAGAATTTCGTGATAGCGAAGCTGCTGCTTTAGGCTCCCCCTTAGCGGCTAAATTATTTCAAATTTCTAATGTTAGTGGCGTTTTATTAGGGTATGATTTTATCACGGTGACAAAGAGTGACGGTGAGTGGCAACACCTTAAACCGGTTATTCTGGGCACCATTATGGAACATCTTCTGTCCAATGCCCCGATTGTCAGTACAGGGGCTGCTGCACATGCACAAAGCCATACTCATAATGAAGAATTTTATGATGAAAAAGATGCTGATATTGTGAGCACGATAAAAGAATTGCTAGAAACACGTGTGCGTCCAGCTGTTGCGAATGATGGCGGAGATATCACCTTCCGCGGTTTTGAACATGGTATTGTTTACCTTAATATGCGCGGGGCTTGTGCTGGGTGCCCTTCTTCTACAGCAACATTAAAACATGGTATTGAAAATCTGCTACGACATTTTATTCCAGAAGTTGTAGGCGTTGAAGCCATGCCACAGTGAGAAAAACTAAGACAAATCTATGACACGCTTCATCCTCTATTACACAACGGAATAAGAAAGATTTTACTTTTCAAGACTATTCATTCATAACATTGCCCATACTCTTGCACGCAAAAAGCATTTTATGAGTGCAAAGAGTAAGATCTCTTTCTATAATGTAGTCGTATGCTCATTTATGATAAACAAGAGCAGAACATACAAAAAACTATAGCTAATTTAGAAAAATATTTGCGAATGAACGAATGGCTCTTAGCTAAACAATCAGTGTCTTACCAACTGTCCTGTACCAATTTTATACATGTCAATTTTAACATTTTATACATATCAGTTTTAACACATGCCAACTTTCAACTGTATCTCTCCAGTCAAGACAAAATATTTTCAATAGCGGGATTTTTTCAAAACAAGCTTTTTCAGCTTTTTTCAAGATAAGATGTTTTCAAGACGGGCTTTTTCGCTAGAAAATCAATAGCGAGCTTTTTCGCTAGCAAATATGAAGTTTTTTCTGCCAAGAAACGGTAAGCGCTGCCAATCAAGGATCAAGGACTATTAGCGACTCTTAGAAGCTCTCTTTTGCAGATCTTTTACATGCAGCTCTTTCATGTCTTTCAAATAAAGAAAAGCATAAAAAAACGGGCCGATTGGCCCGTTTCTTATCTATTTCTTTGTGAGTTGGCTTAGAAATCCATTCCGCCCATTCCGCCACCTGGCATTGCAGGCGCTGCTGCTTCTTTCTTCGGAACTTCAGCAACCATCGCTTCTGTCGTGATCAAAAGACTTGCGATTGATGCTGCATTTTGCAGAGCAGAACGCACAACCTTCACTGGATCAACGATCCCAAAAGAAATCAAATCACCGAATTGAGCCGTTGCTGTATTGTAACCAAATGTATCTGAACAATTTTCAAGCACTTTGCCAACAATAACCGCTGCTTCTTCACCTGCATTATGAGCAATCTGACGTGCTGGAGCTTGCAAAGCACGGCGGATGATACCAATACCTGCTTCTTGATCTGGGTTTTTCCCTTTAATAGAAAGAGCCTTTGCAGCACGCAAGAGCGCAGTTCCACCACCAGGAACAATCCCTTCCTCTACAGCAGCACGTGTTGCGTTCAACGCGTCATCAACACGGTCTTTCTTTTCTTTCACTTCAACTTCTGTTGAACCACCAACACGGATAACGGCAACACCACCAGCAAGTTTTGCAAGTC
This window contains:
- a CDS encoding NifU family protein, with the translated sequence MFIQTETTPNPATLKFLPGRVILSEGVLEFRDSEAAALGSPLAAKLFQISNVSGVLLGYDFITVTKSDGEWQHLKPVILGTIMEHLLSNAPIVSTGAAAHAQSHTHNEEFYDEKDADIVSTIKELLETRVRPAVANDGGDITFRGFEHGIVYLNMRGACAGCPSSTATLKHGIENLLRHFIPEVVGVEAMPQ